TGCGCAGCGACCGCCACTCGGGCACGGCGAGGACGTTCTGGACCACCTGAACGACGTTCGTATCGAGCGCGTCTTGCCCGAGTGCGAACAGTGGGGCGTCCGGGCCGGCGGCGGCTTCGAGCTGTGCGGCGTACTGGGAGGAAATCCCCGCCTGCACCACCTGCGTGAACCCGCCGTTTACGGGTTCCCCGACCCAGGCGAACGCGTACTTCGACGACGCCTGCAACTGCTCGCAGACGGCGTGGAGTATCTCTTCGCGACTCCGCGCCTGCAACAGCGACCGGTTGATGCGTCGAATCGTGTCGTTGATCTGGTTCAGGTGAGCGAGCGCCTCGGTCTGTTCTGCCAGTCTGCGGTCGCGGTCGCGTATCGCGCGCTCGGTGTCTGCTCGTTCGAGGGCGTTCTCGACGTACACAGAGAGGAGGTTCGCCAGTTCTTTCGCCGAGGTGGAGAGCTTTGGCTCGGTCTGGGACCCGGCGACGAAGACGCTGTGGACGCCGATTGGTATCGCCAGACAGCTGCGAAGCGGTTTGTCGATGGGGCTGTCGTCCGGGTCTGCGTCCTCGATGTACGCCGGTTCGCCTGAAACGAAGATGTTCCAGAGGTTCGAGCCGCGTGGTTCGGCGTTCCGTTCACCGTCCAGTGTCGGCGTGGCATCGACGAGTGTGTCACCGGTTTCGTCGAGGTGATAGAAGGTACTGACAGGGAGTCCGATGATGTCTTTCGCCGCCCCGATTGCGACGTTGTACACCGCCGGGGCCGTCGTACAGGTGATAAACTGGGTCGCCGTTCGGTGGAGTTCGGTGAGTGCTCGTTCGTAGCGCGCCTGGTCCGTGATATCCTTGATGTGTGCGAGAAGCGCCCGCTCGCCGTCGAAGACGATGGGTTTCGAGATGGCTTCGACGATTCGCTGCTGTCCATTTATCAACACCTCACGCTGGAGTGGCATTTCGACGTCCCCACCAGTGAGCAACTGCTCGATGAGTTCTGTCGCCTCGTCGTGGTCGTCCTGTGGGAGGAAATCGAAGATTCGCGCACCGAGGACGGTTTCGCGGTCCTGACTGACCATCGAGAGGAACGCTTCGTTCGCGAACACGAGCGTGTCGTCCGTCGTTACGACGATCGGGTCCGGCGAACCTTCGACGAGCGTCCGATATCGGGTCTCGCTCTCTTCGAGTGCCCGTTCTCGGACCACTTGCTCCGATATGTCGCGACCGATGCCACAGCGACCGATTGGCGCTCCATCCGGGCCGGAAAGCGGGATGCTCCGGAACTCGTAGGGCAACCGGTCGCCGCCTTTCGTGTACACGTCCATCTCGATGACGACCGGCTCAGTCGCCGGGAGCGCCTGCAGGTGTTGTCTGACCCGGTCTCTTTCTTCCGGGGCGACGAGTTCGACGATGTCGATTGCCGCGAGTTCCTCGTCCGTGTATCCGCTCACCGTTCGCAGGGCACCGTTCCACTTCACGAGCCGGTTTTCCGGGCTGTAGATGTAGAAGATGTCCTCGATGCCGTCCAGAATCGTCTGCTCTCCGTCGGCGATTGCGCCGTTGTCGGCCGCTCGTTCGACGGCGCTTTCGATTCTGTCCGGCAGTGTGAACAGGGCTGTGGTCGGGACGTAATCGATAGCGGGGTCTGCGGCGACGAGTGACGCGACGTGAATTGGGGCTGACTCGGCGACGCAGATGAGGGGAAGCGTCGGAAATGCGGGACGGAGCCGTTTGACGGACTCGAAAAACTCGTCTCCAGCGACGAGGACGAGGCAATCGAACACATCCCGCTGTAGTCGCGCTTCGATGGCGTCGCTGTCCGGTTCGAGGCTGGTAGAAAACGTGGTCGAAGGTACGGACTCTTCGAGCACTGCAAGCACCGGGCCCGACTCGCCGTCACCCCCTACCAACACCGCGTATTCGCGGGAACGCGAGTCCGCAGGGTACATCGCGGACACGATAGTGTTGGTACGCTGGGAGGTGAGATAATCTCGCCGTTTCTCACGGTGGACGATTGTACAGAGAATCAAACCCTTTAACCACGGGCCACGGCAACCGGGACTATGGACCGAGAGGAGCGCGTACACCTCGTTTCGCGCAATACAGAGGAGGTCGTCACCGAGGAGGAACTGGAGGCCATTTTCGACGAAAAGGAGACGCCCACTGTCTACATCGGGTACGCTCCGACCGGCGAGATGCACATCGGGCACTTCACGACGATGCGAAAGCTTGCGGACTTTCTCAACGCTGGCCTGAAGGTGAAGGTGCTGGTCGCCGACCTGCACGCTCATCTGGACGACGAGAAGAGTCCGTTCGACTTGCTCGACGCCCGGACCGACTACTATCAGGAGGCCATCGAGGGCATGATCGACGCCGCCGGTGCGGACGGGTCGCAAATCGAGTTCGTCCGGGGACGCGACTTCGAACTCGATAGCTGGTACTCCCTCGACTTGCTTCGCATGGCCGCGGACACGACCATCAGTCGCGTCCAGCGTGCGGGCAGCGAAGTCGTCCGCCAGAGCGACAACCCGAAACTCGGCGGCCTCATCTACCCGCTGATGCAGACGCTCGACATCCCCGCGCTCGACGCCGACATCGCCTACGGTGGCATCGACCAGCGCGGCATCTACATGCTCAGCCGCGAGATTCTCCCAGAACACGGCTACGAGGCTCCTATCTGCGTGTTCGCCCCGCTGCTCTCCGGCCTCACGGGCGGCAAGATGAGCGCTTCGGACGAATCCTCGAAGGTGAACCTCACCGACGACGAGGACGACGTCATCGTGAAGATAAACGACGCCTACTGCCCGCAGGGTGAAGTCGAGGAAAACGGCGTCCTCGAATACCTCCGCTTCCTCGTCTTCCCGATTCTCGCAGAGCGCGGCGAGACCTTCGTCATCGAGCGCCCGGAGAAGTACGGCGGCAACATCGTCTACGAGTCGTACGACGAACTCGAAGCCGATTTTGTGTCAGAAGAACTGCACCCGCTCGACCTGAAGAACGCGACGGGTGCGTACATCTCGGACATCATCGACCCGATTCGCGAACGCTTCGCCGACCAGCATGACCTCCTCGCCGACGCCTACCCCGAGAAATACGCCTGAGCGCGACACTGCTTTTCGCCGTGTGACCCCGTAGCAATTACATTCGTGTAACGTGGGGGCATCTATCCACCCTGGTTACACCAATGTCAGCTAAATCATATATTCGCGTGGGTCCGAGCCAGTAACGTGATGCAACCAGCTACCCACACGAAATTCAGTATCGTCGTGCAACCTCGTCGGCCCGAGGAGGTGCGCAAATAATGGTGTTCGAGACGACCGGTGCGGCGGTCGCGTTCCTGCTCGCTCGTGTCCTGCTCGGCGGGATGCTCGCGTTCACCGGATTCAACCACTTCATGCAGACCGAACAGATGACTGGCTACGCTGACATGAAGGGCGTGCCCGCGCCGAAGCTCTCGGTGCTCCTCTCTGGAGGCCTCCTCGTCTTCGGCGGCCTCTCGGTGATTCTCGGGTTCTATCCCGTCGTCGGAGCCGGCGCGCTCGCGGTGTTCCTCCTCGTCACGACGCCGAAGATGCACGACTTCTGGAATGCGCCGGCAGACCAGCAGCAGTCGGAAATGACGGCCTTCCTGAAAAACGTCGGCCTGCTCGGTGGCGTGCTCCTCTTGCTCGCCCTCGGCGGCGTGACGTGGCCCTACGCGGTGGGCGTGGGCCTGTTCTGAGCGTCGGCTAGCACATCTCTTCGACGCTGACGAACGACCCCTCCGCCGCGGAAATCCACGTCGTCAGCCGCGCCTCCTCGCTCGCGTTGAGCGGGAAGAGCGTACACTCGTCGGGTTCGTCTTCGTATGGTTCGACGATGTGGCAGAGTGGCTCTGCCACGTCAAGTGCTGCCCACGCATCGCCGGTCGTTTCCACCCCACTCCCCTCTCCTACTGCGTTGTTGAACATGGTGTTATATCGGTTGTTAGTCACCGTTCGACCCCCCAGTCTCTCACTGACAGTCCCACGTGCCAGTGATATCGCTTGTGTAATCAGCAGTCTCCTATAAAACCCTGCCTACTTTTGGCTGAACAACCATGAGGGTCGTACACGTTCCGTCACCAGCACCCTCATTTGTACCCGGCGCTGAACCACAGGCATCTCGCAGGCGGGGCGATCCCGTCCGGGCACACTACTCATGGAAATCGACCCAACCACGCTCGATGGAACGTTGTACAGAACGCTCGCCGCCGGCGTCGTCCCCCGGCCAATCGCGTGGGTGAGTACCCGCAGCGAAGCCGGCGTCGATAACCTCGCGCCGTACTCGTTTTTCAACGTCGTGAGCGTCGACCCGCCGACGATAATGTTCGCGCCCGTGGACCGCGGCGACGACCTCAAAGACACGCCGAAGAACGTCCTCGACACCGAGGAGTTCGTCGTGAACGTCGTCACCGAGGAGTTCGCGACACAGATGAACGAGAGTTCCGCGACGCTCCCTCACGGCGAAAGCGAGTTCGACCACGCCGGCTTGGACCGCGTGGCATCGACGAAGGTGGCTCCACCGCGCGTCGCAGGCATCAAGGTCGCCTACGAGTGTCGCCTCACCGACTTCGTGGACGTCGGCGCGTCCTCGATGGTCCTCGGCGAAGTCGTGAACGTGTACGTCGACGATTCGGTGACGACAGGCGGCAAACTCGACGTGGAGAAACTCGATGCCGTGGGCCGTCTCTCTGGAAGTTGGTACGCGAAGACGACGGACCGATTCTCGCTCGAACGCCCGGAGTAATCAGAACTGGTAGCGACGCTCGTCGTCGCGCTGGGGGTAGTCGTAGCCGCCGCCGGTCATGTCCTCGTAGGTCATCCCAGAGAGGTACTCGTCGTAGGTCACGTCGTAGCGCCGTCGGAGGTGGAAATCGAGCGTCCCGCGGTCGACGATGGACTGGAACAACAGGTGGACCGCCCGGCGGACGAGCTCGTCCGGGTTGTCAGGTTCGAGGGCGGTGGTGAGCATGGCGAGTTCGTTTTTCGTCTCCCGGTCGAGCGACACGGGCAGCGAATCGTCGAGTGCGGTATACTGATGCTCGATGTCTTCCGACAGGTCGTCGAGACTCATAGCGGGTAGGTGGGTGGCCGTGGCAAAACGATTTTCGCCTGCTCACTCGGTGGTGCGATTTTCTGCGTCGATAATCGACCCGAACACGTACCAGAACAGGGCACCGAAGACGGCGGAGAAGCCAAAAATCGTCGCTCCACTATCGCGAGAGAAAACCCCCACAACGAGGCGCACAATCCTCACCAGAAAGAGTGCGACGCGCCTGGTTTCCATACCCTCCACCCGAGGCGGGTTTCAGGAACCTTCTCAAAGTGGTGGCTCTGTAACCACGGCCTCGGCTTCGATTTCGACGAGCATCGCCGGGTCGATGAGTCGGCGTACCTCCACCATGCTCGTCGCCGGGCGAATCTCTCCGAACACCTCGCCGTGAGCTCGGCCAATCGCCTCCCAGTCGTCGATGTCGGTCACGTAGATGCGCGTTCGAATCACATCTTCGAAGCCTGCGCCAGCTTTTTCGAGCGCCTTGCCCACATTTTCGAGGGTTTGCTTCGTCTGGGCGGCGGGGTCGTCTTTGCCGACGATGGTCCCCGATTCGTCTGTGGCTGTCGTTCCCGAGACGGACACGCGGTTTCCGACACGAACCGCCCGCGAATACCCTACAAGCTGTTCCCACTCCGTCCCACTCGACACGTTCTGTCGGTCCATGCTGTCTCCACCACGGGATACCAGAAAATCACTACCCCTAAACGCGCGCTTTTCCTACCCCTCGGCATGTCTGATGTTCAGTGGTCCCTGTCCGAGGACCTGCCTGCGGTCCAGCAGGCGCTGGTCGAGTGGTACGAGGCGGACCACCGCGACTTCCCGTGGCGGCGGACCGACGACCCCTACGCCATTCTCGTCTCCGAGGTGATGAGCCAGCAGACGCAACTGGGGCGCGTCGTCGAGGCGTGGGAGGCGTTTCTCGAAAACTGGCCGACTCCGCAGGCGCTCGCCGACGCAGACCGCGCCGACGTGGTTGGCTTCTGGAGCGAAATGAGCCTCGGGTACAACAACCGGGCGAAGTACCTCCACGAGGCCGCCCGGCAGGTGGTCGAGGAGTTCGACGGCAAGTTCCCAGAGACTCCCGACACCCTCCAGGAACTGATGGGCGTCGGCCCGTACACCGCCAATGCGGTGGCAAGTTTCGCCTTCAACAAGGGCGACGCCGTGGTCGACACGAACGTAAAGCGCGTCACGTACCGTGCCTTCGACCTACCCGACGACGATGCCGTCTTCGAGGAAGCGGCCAACCGGCTCATGCCCGAGGGCGACTCCCGCGTCTGGAACAACGCCATCATGGAACTCGGCGGGATTGCGTGCGGAAAAGTCCCCGACTGCGACGGGGCGCAGTGCCCGTGGCGAGCGTGGTGTCACGCCTACGAGACGGGCGACTTCACCGCGCCGGACGTGCCAACTCAGCCGAAATTCGAAGGGAGTAGACGACAGTTCCGCGGGCGCGTCGTGAACGTCCTGAAGGAGTACGATTCGCTCACCCTCGACGAACTCGGCCCACGCGTCCGGGTCGATTACACACCCGAGGGTGACCACGGCCGCGAGTGGCTCGCCGGACTCCTCTCCGACCTCGACGCGGACGAACTGGTCGAGTTCGACGCCGCGACGGGCGAGGCGTCCCTGCGTCGCTGACGGCAGAAACCACCTCACTTTTGACGACCCGGCGGCGAATCGAGACTATGGCACCTACCCCTCACGTCGTCGCCGTTTGTGGAAGTCTGCGCGACGAGAGTTTCACCAGAATCGCCCTGCGTCACGCACTCGACGAGGCGGAGCTAGCGGGGGCGACGACGGAACTCGTTGACCCTCGCGGGCTCGACATCCCGATTTTCGACGCCGATAACAGGGAACCCGGCGACGTGCCGGAACTCATGGCAACCCTCCAGCAGGCAGATGCCATCATCCTCGGGACGCCTATGTACCACGGGTCGTACTCCTCGCCGCTCAAGACCATCCTCGACTACGCTGGATTCGACGAATTCGACGACAAGACGGTCGGGTTGCTCGCGGTCTCTGGCGGACGTTTCCCGACCACCGCCCTCGAACATCTCCGGAGCGTCGGCCGGTCGCTCGGCGCGTGGGTACTCCCCCACCAGGCCGCGATTCCGGGCGTCCGAAACCAGTTCTACGACGAGGAGTTCGTCGACGAAGACATGGAAAAGCGGGTTCGCACGCTGGGCCGTCGTGTGGTGCAGTTCTGGAACATCGAGGCTGACCCGGACACGGTCGAGAGCGAAGAGAACGTCGGCGCGAGCGACTAGCGGTTCCTGACTGTCTGCCCGCCGTGATTGACAACTATTTTGATGCTAGCTCGTTCGTCTACAGGGTATGCACGCAATCACCAACAGCGGGTGGATCGAGGTGGTCTCCGGCTGTATGTTCTCCGGGAAGACAGAGGAGTTGCTCCGCCGACTCAGGCGCGCTGAAATCGCCGGGCAAGAGGTGGCGGCGTTCAAACCCTCCATCGACGACCGCTACGGAACCGAAACCATCGGCTCGCACGACGGCGCGAAGTGGGAGGCGCTCGTCGTGGACCCTGACGACCCCGGGCCGGAAATCTTCGAGGCACTGAACGGCGAGCAGGTCGTGGGCATCGACGAGGCCAATTTCTTCTCCGACGAACTCGTCGCCGTCTGCGAGGACCTCGCGGCTGACGGTCGCCGGGTCATCGCGAGCGGGCTGGACCAGACCTTCCGAGGCGACCCGTTCGACCCGGTTCCTGACCTCATCGCCGTCGCCGAGTACGTGGACAAGGTTCAGGCCATCTGCGTCGAGTGTGGCGAACCGGCGACCCGCACCCAGCGGTTCATCGACGGCGTTCCAGCCCACGAAGACGACCCGACGATTCTCGTGGGCGCAGAGGAGAGCTACGAGGCGCGCTGTCGCAACTGTCATACCCTTCGCAGCGACTAGACCACCTGTGACTCAGTGGGTCGAAAACCCGACCGGCGGACGTGACCGCGGCCCGGTCGCGCTCGCGCAGGCGTGGGTCGAAGTGCTCGTCCGCCCTCGACGATTCTTCCGCGCAGCGGTCGCGCCCGGCGACCAGGCTCCTGGCCTCGTGTTCGCCGCGCTCGTCGTCAGCGTGGAGGAAGCGACTCGCTTTCTGCTCGTCGAGAACGCCTATCCCGTCCTCGGCGGGCAACCCGCGCTCTCGTTCGTTTTCGCGCTCGCGCTCGCCGCCCTCCTCGTCGCACCGGCGGCGCTGCACCTGACCGCG
This sequence is a window from Haladaptatus sp. QDMS2. Protein-coding genes within it:
- a CDS encoding thymidine kinase, with the protein product MHAITNSGWIEVVSGCMFSGKTEELLRRLRRAEIAGQEVAAFKPSIDDRYGTETIGSHDGAKWEALVVDPDDPGPEIFEALNGEQVVGIDEANFFSDELVAVCEDLAADGRRVIASGLDQTFRGDPFDPVPDLIAVAEYVDKVQAICVECGEPATRTQRFIDGVPAHEDDPTILVGAEESYEARCRNCHTLRSD
- a CDS encoding YIP1 family protein — protein: MTQWVENPTGGRDRGPVALAQAWVEVLVRPRRFFRAAVAPGDQAPGLVFAALVVSVEEATRFLLVENAYPVLGGQPALSFVFALALAALLVAPAALHLTAAVQTLILIPFAPERGGVSETVQLLAYSAAPCVFAGLPIPELRVACTAYGAFLLILGVHRVHRVSMPRAAVLGAIPAAIIFGFGFRGFAALETVLLGIV
- a CDS encoding A/G-specific adenine glycosylase, with the translated sequence MSDVQWSLSEDLPAVQQALVEWYEADHRDFPWRRTDDPYAILVSEVMSQQTQLGRVVEAWEAFLENWPTPQALADADRADVVGFWSEMSLGYNNRAKYLHEAARQVVEEFDGKFPETPDTLQELMGVGPYTANAVASFAFNKGDAVVDTNVKRVTYRAFDLPDDDAVFEEAANRLMPEGDSRVWNNAIMELGGIACGKVPDCDGAQCPWRAWCHAYETGDFTAPDVPTQPKFEGSRRQFRGRVVNVLKEYDSLTLDELGPRVRVDYTPEGDHGREWLAGLLSDLDADELVEFDAATGEASLRR
- a CDS encoding flavin reductase family protein encodes the protein MEIDPTTLDGTLYRTLAAGVVPRPIAWVSTRSEAGVDNLAPYSFFNVVSVDPPTIMFAPVDRGDDLKDTPKNVLDTEEFVVNVVTEEFATQMNESSATLPHGESEFDHAGLDRVASTKVAPPRVAGIKVAYECRLTDFVDVGASSMVLGEVVNVYVDDSVTTGGKLDVEKLDAVGRLSGSWYAKTTDRFSLERPE
- a CDS encoding tyrosine--tRNA ligase, which encodes MDREERVHLVSRNTEEVVTEEELEAIFDEKETPTVYIGYAPTGEMHIGHFTTMRKLADFLNAGLKVKVLVADLHAHLDDEKSPFDLLDARTDYYQEAIEGMIDAAGADGSQIEFVRGRDFELDSWYSLDLLRMAADTTISRVQRAGSEVVRQSDNPKLGGLIYPLMQTLDIPALDADIAYGGIDQRGIYMLSREILPEHGYEAPICVFAPLLSGLTGGKMSASDESSKVNLTDDEDDVIVKINDAYCPQGEVEENGVLEYLRFLVFPILAERGETFVIERPEKYGGNIVYESYDELEADFVSEELHPLDLKNATGAYISDIIDPIRERFADQHDLLADAYPEKYA
- a CDS encoding PAS domain S-box protein, with product MILCTIVHREKRRDYLTSQRTNTIVSAMYPADSRSREYAVLVGGDGESGPVLAVLEESVPSTTFSTSLEPDSDAIEARLQRDVFDCLVLVAGDEFFESVKRLRPAFPTLPLICVAESAPIHVASLVAADPAIDYVPTTALFTLPDRIESAVERAADNGAIADGEQTILDGIEDIFYIYSPENRLVKWNGALRTVSGYTDEELAAIDIVELVAPEERDRVRQHLQALPATEPVVIEMDVYTKGGDRLPYEFRSIPLSGPDGAPIGRCGIGRDISEQVVRERALEESETRYRTLVEGSPDPIVVTTDDTLVFANEAFLSMVSQDRETVLGARIFDFLPQDDHDEATELIEQLLTGGDVEMPLQREVLINGQQRIVEAISKPIVFDGERALLAHIKDITDQARYERALTELHRTATQFITCTTAPAVYNVAIGAAKDIIGLPVSTFYHLDETGDTLVDATPTLDGERNAEPRGSNLWNIFVSGEPAYIEDADPDDSPIDKPLRSCLAIPIGVHSVFVAGSQTEPKLSTSAKELANLLSVYVENALERADTERAIRDRDRRLAEQTEALAHLNQINDTIRRINRSLLQARSREEILHAVCEQLQASSKYAFAWVGEPVNGGFTQVVQAGISSQYAAQLEAAAGPDAPLFALGQDALDTNVVQVVQNVLAVPEWRSLRKDALSGSYNAVAAVPIGRHMAESILFLHAEEAFTFGEREQEIIGELGQLIGYALESIVRKSSTLTESALELELESDDESSLLNQLSAGFGCTVTLEGYVPEDTETAIAYIGVQDGGERSEAEFLAVSETIESVRLLVAETTSAIYEAVITELNILPVIARFGASLESHESTDGNSTLVIRLPATAPVRAFVHALKDVYPRIRLVARREVSRPAKSVTEIRGRFLEGLTPRQAEAVKIAYYGGFFEWPRHSSAEELADHLDISSPTYLYHLRAAERKLFELVFEATLGD
- a CDS encoding RidA family protein, with translation MDRQNVSSGTEWEQLVGYSRAVRVGNRVSVSGTTATDESGTIVGKDDPAAQTKQTLENVGKALEKAGAGFEDVIRTRIYVTDIDDWEAIGRAHGEVFGEIRPATSMVEVRRLIDPAMLVEIEAEAVVTEPPL
- a CDS encoding NADPH-dependent FMN reductase, which gives rise to MAPTPHVVAVCGSLRDESFTRIALRHALDEAELAGATTELVDPRGLDIPIFDADNREPGDVPELMATLQQADAIILGTPMYHGSYSSPLKTILDYAGFDEFDDKTVGLLAVSGGRFPTTALEHLRSVGRSLGAWVLPHQAAIPGVRNQFYDEEFVDEDMEKRVRTLGRRVVQFWNIEADPDTVESEENVGASD
- a CDS encoding DoxX family protein → MVFETTGAAVAFLLARVLLGGMLAFTGFNHFMQTEQMTGYADMKGVPAPKLSVLLSGGLLVFGGLSVILGFYPVVGAGALAVFLLVTTPKMHDFWNAPADQQQSEMTAFLKNVGLLGGVLLLLALGGVTWPYAVGVGLF